TTGCATGGCAAGAGCCTGCGGCGGAATATTGCCGTAGGGATTCATACCAAATGGACCCATCGGGAAACCACCATAGGGCATGCCCATTGAGCCGTACATGTATGGATCAGGTACACCAAATGGACCCATGGGATATGCACCATTGAAAGGGTTACAATATGCAGGGTCAAATGGAACGTTGTAACCATAGTCAGCATTGTTTGGATGAACAGCCTTAGATGAGTCTGCCTTCTTCCGCTTCTTTTTCAACTGATCAGGCCTAGCAACTTTTGGTTCCAAGCTCCCTGAAATAGTACCGTTCTTCAAAGTTGATTCGCTCACATCCTTCAGTTTGGGGAGGTCAGCACCAGGTACGGCTTTCTCTACTGAACGCCCTGCAGAGCCTTCAGTGTTGCTCTTCAGATCAGAATTCTTCTGAGGGCGGTCGACTTGATCACCTTCTGTGGCGACCTGGAGGCGGGCGTCGGGAGAAGCTGCTGATAGCTGGTTGTCCATACATTGCTTTGTGTCCCTTTCCAAAGCAGCCGAGGTGGTGTGGCTCTGTGATTTGGGATCAGGGTTGCTTCCTGAAGAACTTCTGTGCTTCCCTGTACCGCTGGCAGTGCTGCAAGTCCTTGTACCTAACAAATTGCTGATTGTGCTCCTAACTGTGGGGTTGGGGATGAGGGAATCTGCAAGGACCTTGACTCCACAAATGCACTTCGATTGTGTAATAATGTAATCTCGAATACCTGGAGGGGGAAACAGATGGTTATTCCTCGTTCAATTTCAAGCAGCATAAACTCACAAAAATGATGGTACAAACTACTGCGAAGAACTAAAAAAGTTGGAGCATAAGCACACTCCGAATATCTGAACTCTGGTTCACCACAGAGCAAGACATCTAAAGATACAGACTGAATATAAGAGAACCGCTTACATTTATCACAGAAACTGACAAAGCAGCACTTGCTTGTTAACACCGCATCTGCCATCACCTTATTACATAGTTGGCAGTGGAGTTCTGCTGGCAAGTCATCAACTACACTCGCAGATGCAGCTGGGGCAAGTGCAGATAGAATGTCATCAGCCGGATTTGGAGATACGACCGGGGCAACTGGACGAGACATTTTGTAGTTGTCAAATTTGGAATCGCCAATGGTTGGGCAATGCTGAATAAAATGCCCTGGAATCCGGCATCTGTAGCAGGTATAGCCAGGTGGAGGCGTCTGGTTTTCCTGTGGGCAATGTTGAATGAAATGGCCTGCAACCCCGCAGCTGCGGCACACATAGCCGGGTGGAGGTGCCTCCCTCTCTGATGATCCATGGCCTTCAATTTGAAAGATTTGACAAACAGTGCACATGTTAAATAGTATTCTGAACACATTCACAGAACAACGCAAGCATATTGTGCAGTGGTATAGTTCACATATTCACAAAACAACATGAATCTGTCAAAATTTGTATAAAAATCTGCTAGAGTTCAAAGCTGTCTAACTGGCTGGAAACAATTGTCTAGTTACTGCCAAAAAATATCCAAGTGAAACATGGTCTACCGTACCAAAAAGAAAATAAATCTGATCTCTACAAAGCTTGAACACCTACACGCTCTTTTTCATCCTAACAATGGCTTTGATCTTTAAGAGAATCTTTTCAGATTATCTGCTAGCATCATAACTCAAAAGAACATGACACTGAAGACAGGGAATTTCTGCATTACCATTATGGCGTCCTGATGTAAACCTTCCAGGAGCTTGTCCTCTCTTAAATGACTGCTCTTCCCTGCATGCGCCATTGAGTATGATCATTAGAAAAGGTACCAAAAAATCTAGCTGCTGACTTATGCAAGAAGGAAATGTTGTATTCTAACCATTTAAGCTCAGCCGCATCAATCACAGCTGCGATTGCAGCATCTTCATCTTTCACTTCTGCGGAGGAACAAGATTTTGAGACTGATTCAGTAACCACTGATCTGTTTGAAGCTATAGAACCATCTTCTATTACTTTCCGCCTGCAATTAGTGGTACAATATTAGCATATGCAAAAAAAACAACTCCTTAAATTTCACATGCAATCTCAGTTCAATCCCTTAAATTTCCTACTAAGaatcatccccccccccccccccctactCTACAACAAAATTTTCCCACaaaaaacccccccccccccccgacttCTCTGTACAGACAAGGATACAGTGACTTACGAGGAGACCACGACGATATTCTCCGACTCTTGCCCGGCAGTTCGGCGGACAAGCACAGTTACGTTCTGTGGTATCATTGCATCCTCTGCATATTCTGCATTCAAATAAGAACACAAAACAATATGTCAGAGCATTTCACTAAAACATTACCATTCTAGCTTTTAAGTGTGAAATAAAATCTTCTCCAGTATAACCAAAATATGCAATAAAACTAGCATGTTTAAATTGAAACTAAGATCTTCAAATAACAGCACAAGAATCAAAATGACAGGTTAATTTACGTTGAGAGAACTGGGAAACTGCGAGCTACTGAGATGTGCAGGATGGGAAATAGAAGAGGATTAATCGCAATCACGATTTGCGAATTGAACTATCCATAGTATAGGGGATCTCTATTGCTATAGAAGCATATCACAAGGACATGCTAAAGAACAAGTATAGCATCTCTCCGAGCACAACAATAATATGTCCTAGTACATCATGAAGTGACCTCCATTACAgtcatagtacataataaaacaTACAGCAGGATACAGATTAATATTGACCACCATGCTCGAGGGCTGAACAATTCGCACAACCATTATGCGAACACATCCATAACATAATTGACCATTAATATATGAAAATAAACAGTACAACACAAAGAAGATAAAACCATTGATTGATAAAGCATGGAATGCAACAAAAATGTATAGGCTTCGTCCAGAGCAACACGAAATATCCATCATTGCTTTGTCCGAAGCTAAAAGTTCAGTTGTGCACTTAAACCCCGCACTACACTATATGATAAGCAGACAGGAATCCTCAAACAGAAGGATGCATCTGTAGATTTCACTAGCGTTATGTGCATCTTGCAGGGCGTCCAGGTACGTAACTAAATTGGTTAGAGCAATTGCTGATGGACTCACATATCACTTATCCTGGTATTTTCGCTCGCAATTCATTGTAAATTAGGTGATATGCCTATCAAATAAGAATTTTGACCTAAAAGGCTACAACAACAGTAAAAAATATCCACCAATGAGGGACCAGCAGGCACTAAGCTTAATTGATACTGGCAATAAAGCTAGCAGCACTTCTCCTGATACAGGATTTACAGATACCAAGACCTAACTCGTGTACAGCGTGAATCCATCAGATCAAATAATTTACGTGGGCAAGGCAAAGCTACACCCGAATTCCAAGAAATTCACAACTGCTGTACAGATTTAACAACCATGGCCTAAATAAATCCGCTACGAACCTTCGCCGGTCTGGGCGTTGGAGAGGGCGATATCCTCGCGGGGGCCGCGGCCGCGGCTACGGCCGGTGCCGTGCCGGTTACTCGACAAGATGAGCTGCTTGAGATCAGGCACAGATATAAACGAGTAGGGCAACGTCACAGGGTAAGTTTCCTTTGCACTCTTATATTTGTAATACAAGACACCCATG
This is a stretch of genomic DNA from Triticum urartu cultivar G1812 unplaced genomic scaffold, Tu2.1 TuUngrouped_contig_5680, whole genome shotgun sequence. It encodes these proteins:
- the LOC125529544 gene encoding E3 ubiquitin ligase PQT3-like, encoding MGVLYYKYKSAKETYPVTLPYSFISVPDLKQLILSSNRHGTGRSRGRGPREDIALSNAQTGEEYAEDAMIPQNVTVLVRRTAGQESENIVVVSSRKVIEDGSIASNRSVVTESVSKSCSSAEVKDEDAAIAAVIDAAELKWEEQSFKRGQAPGRFTSGRHNGHGSSEREAPPPGYVCRSCGVAGHFIQHCPQENQTPPPGYTCYRCRIPGHFIQHCPTIGDSKFDNYKMSRPVAPVVSPNPADDILSALAPAASASVVDDLPAELHCQLCNKVMADAVLTSKCCFVSFCDKCIRDYIITQSKCICGVKVLADSLIPNPTVRSTISNLLGTRTCSTASGTGKHRSSSGSNPDPKSQSHTTSAALERDTKQCMDNQLSAASPDARLQVATEGDQVDRPQKNSDLKSNTEGSAGRSVEKAVPGADLPKLKDVSESTLKNGTISGSLEPKVARPDQLKKKRKKADSSKAVHPNNADYGYNVPFDPAYCNPFNGAYPMGPFGVPDPYMYGSMGMPYGGFPMGPFGMNPYGNIPPQALAMQGYPPNYQSWENQAALHRDAEAAARSRQVSQGNAEAAARSRQTERPNGSGAWPRPSDRNQRMGSPQGRELRDRPQSRPEPSERNQRLGSPRGRESRDRSRSRSKPSERSQRSVSPRRRESRDRSWSRPARSSRDHGRSDRGSSDYHEDHHDRKRMRVSSTVDGDTESSQRSRHSSRSSLRRDDASDDEQNFKRKWGR